The Temnothorax longispinosus isolate EJ_2023e chromosome 4, Tlon_JGU_v1, whole genome shotgun sequence genome has a window encoding:
- the Y-y gene encoding yellow-y, which yields MRNYCIWNCIFVSIFLLLWIGSVDGIQIWGMQYGRAPLLERFTWKKMDFAYPDERSRQLAIASGEYVPENSLPVGIEIWRNKLFVTIPRWRDGIPATLNYIPLDANQGTSPKLIPYPNWAQNKAGLCGSGLTTVYRIHVDACDRLWVLDTGTIGIDETTVQVCPYTLNVFDLTTDKLLRQYRLRPEDINQNTFIANIAVDLGKGGCGDAFAYMSDELGYGLIVYSWQQNTSWRVTHSYFMPDPLAGDYNIGGLNFQWGTEGIFGMSLSPILADGYRTLFFHPLSSYREFAVSTRILRDQQLSQNSYHEFQVLSSRGPLSHCTASVMDENGLQFFNLIDRNAIGCWNSVLPYAPINQAIVARHDEALIFPADIKVKRGLLWIMSDRMPIFLLSSLNYTDVNFRILTMPVQAAIAGTVCDNTPWSYTKNQIW from the exons ATGAGAAATTATTGCATCTGGAATTGCATCTTCGTTTCGATCTTTCTGTTACTATGGATCGGAAGTGTCGATGGGATTCAAATATGGGGCATGCAGTATGGACGTGCCCCGCTTTTGGAGAGATTCACTTGGAAGAAAATGGACTTCGCTTATCCCGACGAGCGCAGCCGACAATTAGCGATAGCGAGTGGCGAATACGTGCCGGAGAACTCTCTGCCGGTCGGCATCGAAATCTGGAGGAATAAGCTGTTCGTCACGATACCTCGATGGCGCGATG GAATACCGGCTACGTTGAATTATATACCGTTGGACGCTAATCAAGGTACTTCACCGAAGCTTATACCTTATCCGAATTGGGCCCAGAATAAGGCTGGTCTTTGTGGTAGCGGCTTGACCACTGTTTACAG GATTCACGTGGATGCGTGCGATAGATTGTGGGTGTTGGATACTGGAACAATAGGAATCGACGAAACGACTGTACAAGTCTGCCCTTACACCTTGAATGTGTTCGACTTGACTACGGATAAGCTACTGAGGCAATACAGGCTCAGACCGGAGGATATCAATCAA AACACTTTTATCGCCAACATCGCGGTTGATCTGGGAAAAGGCGGTTGCGGTGATGCTTTCGCTTATATGTCCGACGAACTCGGTTACGGTTTGATCGTGTACTCGTGGCAGCAAAATACATCCTGGCGAGTAACGCACAGCTACTTCATGCCGGATCCTCTGGCGGGTGATTACAATATAGGAGGCTTGAATTTCCAATGGGGAACTGAAGGTATTTTTGGAATGAGTCTGTCGCCAATATTAGCAGACGGCTATCGGACGCTTTTCTTCCATCCCCTCAGCAGCTATCGAGAATTCGCGGTGTCCACAAGGATTCTAAGAGACCAACAGTTGTCTCAAAATAGTTATCACGAGTTTCag GTGTTGTCGTCGAGAGGGCCGCTTTCTCATTGCACGGCATCCGTAATGGACGAGAACGGACTTCAGTTCTTCAACTTAATTGATCGAAACGCAATTGGCTGTTGGAATTCTGTGTTACCTTACGCGCCAATCAATCAAGCGATCGTCGCTAGACACGACGAGGCTCTGATATTCCCAGCAGATATTAAG GTGAAGCGCGGCTTACTCTGGATCATGTCGGATCGGATGCCGATCTTCTTGCTGTCGTCCTTGAATTACACGGATGTGAACTTCAGAATACTCACCATGCCGGTTCAGGCAGCGATCGCCGGGACGGTCTGCGATAACACACCCTGGAGTTATACCAAGAATCAAATCTGGTAA